The Grimontia kaedaensis genome has a window encoding:
- a CDS encoding aspartate kinase produces MTYTVEKIGGTSMSAFDAVLDNIFLRPKNPYNRVFVVSAYGGITDALLESKRSGEPGIYQLVAKRDEQWTDAIDALEVRLKMINENLFADPLNRTRADNFIAERLKDAKDCISNILATCSYGQFTLRQYLPQIREFLSSIGEAHSAYNTALKLRTLGLNAKFVDLSGWDNKLSGTLDEVIVEAFKEVDVTTELPIVTGYAYCDEGLMKTYDRGYSEMTFSRIACQTSADLAIIHKEYHLSSADPRIAGPENVLPIGQSNFDVADQLANLGMEAIHPNAASGLRKKEIPLQIKNTFEPEHKGTLISQAYQPDSEKIEIIAGRDKVFALHIFDQAMVGNVDNVGYELMEMIADESVNLVGKEMSANSLTYYLSGVAKNLNKLLYRAEKRFPDSTITSHMVALISAIGSQINTNTTLSKGVLALMNSDISPIAVHSSMRNVNVQFVVKDEMYEGAIRALHDEFFVQKDNKDKQVA; encoded by the coding sequence ATGACTTACACCGTTGAGAAAATCGGCGGCACGTCTATGTCGGCATTTGATGCCGTATTGGACAACATTTTTCTTCGCCCCAAGAACCCGTATAACCGTGTATTTGTGGTTTCTGCCTATGGCGGCATTACTGATGCCCTGCTTGAAAGCAAGCGTTCTGGCGAGCCAGGCATCTACCAACTGGTTGCCAAGCGTGATGAACAATGGACCGATGCCATCGATGCGCTCGAAGTGCGTTTGAAAATGATCAATGAAAATCTGTTTGCAGACCCTCTCAATCGTACCCGTGCAGACAACTTCATTGCTGAGCGTCTGAAAGATGCCAAAGACTGTATTTCAAACATTCTCGCGACTTGTAGTTATGGTCAGTTCACGCTGCGCCAATACCTGCCACAAATCCGAGAGTTTTTATCTTCAATCGGCGAAGCCCACAGCGCTTACAACACTGCTCTGAAGCTAAGAACTCTTGGTTTAAATGCCAAGTTTGTGGATCTCTCAGGATGGGACAATAAGCTTTCCGGCACGCTGGATGAAGTGATTGTTGAAGCGTTCAAAGAGGTTGATGTCACTACCGAGCTACCAATTGTGACTGGCTACGCCTACTGTGATGAAGGCCTGATGAAGACCTACGATCGCGGTTACAGCGAGATGACCTTCAGCCGCATTGCCTGTCAAACCTCGGCAGATCTGGCGATTATCCATAAGGAATATCACCTCAGCAGTGCAGATCCTCGTATTGCGGGTCCAGAAAACGTATTGCCAATTGGCCAAAGTAACTTTGATGTCGCTGACCAGCTAGCCAACCTCGGCATGGAAGCCATCCACCCGAACGCAGCTTCCGGTCTTCGTAAAAAAGAAATTCCGCTACAAATTAAAAATACCTTTGAGCCAGAGCACAAAGGCACTTTAATCTCTCAGGCTTACCAACCAGATTCCGAGAAGATCGAAATCATTGCGGGTCGCGACAAAGTTTTTGCCCTACACATTTTTGATCAGGCGATGGTGGGTAACGTTGATAACGTTGGCTATGAACTGATGGAGATGATCGCTGACGAAAGCGTCAATCTGGTCGGTAAAGAGATGAGCGCTAATTCCCTTACTTACTACCTCAGCGGCGTCGCCAAGAACCTCAACAAGTTACTTTATCGCGCAGAAAAACGCTTCCCTGATTCGACAATCACCAGTCACATGGTTGCTCTGATTTCTGCGATTGGTTCGCAAATAAACACCAACACTACCTTGAGCAAAGGTGTGCTGGCGCTGATGAACAGCGATATTTCACCGATAGCCGTTCACTCTTCGATGCGTAACGTCAACGTGCAGTTCGTGGTAAAAGACGAGATGTATGAAGGTGCTATCCGCGCATTACACGACGAGTTTTTCGTGCAAAAAGATAATAAGGATAAACAAGTCGCTTAG
- a CDS encoding ectoine synthase: MIVRTLEECRNSERRVASETWESVRMLLKDDQMGFSFHITTIFKGTETHIHYKNHLESVYCMSGEGEIEVVGGETYPIKPGTLYILDKHDEHFLRAYEGADMVMACVFNPPITGQEVHDENGVYPLVD, from the coding sequence ATGATCGTAAGAACTCTGGAAGAGTGTAGAAACAGCGAGCGCCGCGTAGCATCAGAAACCTGGGAAAGCGTTCGTATGCTGCTGAAAGATGATCAGATGGGGTTTTCATTCCACATCACGACCATCTTTAAAGGCACTGAAACCCACATTCATTACAAAAACCACTTGGAGTCTGTGTACTGCATGTCTGGTGAAGGTGAAATTGAAGTGGTAGGTGGCGAAACTTACCCAATCAAACCGGGCACACTTTACATTCTGGACAAACACGATGAACACTTCCTTCGAGCTTATGAAGGTGCCGACATGGTAATGGCTTGCGTCTTTAACCCGCCAATTACCGGACAAGAAGTTCACGATGAAAACGGCGTTTATCCGCTGGTAGATTAA
- a CDS encoding glyceraldehyde-3-phosphate dehydrogenase translates to MSPEQHLTQWQKSQADAETMSPLISKLYREEGVEIQIYGRAVINASTIDLLKSHRVARWYTGQEVTTAHTLPILEALAQMPLSPCRIDIGRLANVYWRDNEDLAQLDDFLKTAIADLPPSTSLKEPRDIVLYGFGRIGRLVTRLMVEKSGPGYPLRLRAIVVRGGKDGDLEKRASLLRRDSVHGPFNGSILVDHARNALIVNGNYIQIIYANHPSEVDYEAHGIKNAVVVDNTGMWRDVDGLSNHLTAKGAGKVLLTAPGKGDIKNIVFGVNHGDIKDSDTIVSAASCTTNAITPVLKAMNDRYGVESGHIETVHSFTNDQNLIDNFHKGDRRGRAASLNMVLTSTGAAKAVAKALPALKGKLTGNAIRVPTPNVSMAIANLNLGKEVDRDSLNAYLRETALMSPLAGQIDYTQSTEIVSSDIVGSRYAGVVDSEATIADGNRCVLYIWYDNEFGYSCQVIHCIEQMAGVQYPVIPAVNQH, encoded by the coding sequence ATGAGCCCAGAACAACATCTTACCCAATGGCAAAAAAGTCAGGCCGACGCAGAAACCATGTCACCTCTCATTAGCAAGCTTTACCGTGAGGAAGGCGTCGAAATTCAAATATATGGTCGTGCTGTGATTAACGCCAGTACGATTGACCTGCTGAAGTCACACCGTGTAGCGCGCTGGTACACCGGACAGGAAGTGACTACCGCTCATACACTCCCGATTCTCGAAGCATTGGCACAAATGCCACTTTCTCCTTGCCGAATCGATATTGGTCGTCTTGCCAACGTTTACTGGCGTGACAACGAAGATTTGGCCCAACTAGATGATTTCCTCAAAACAGCAATCGCAGACCTGCCGCCGTCCACGAGTCTTAAGGAGCCCAGAGATATCGTGTTGTATGGCTTTGGCCGAATTGGGCGTCTGGTAACGCGCCTAATGGTAGAAAAAAGCGGACCAGGCTACCCACTGCGTCTACGCGCGATTGTTGTACGTGGCGGTAAAGATGGCGACCTTGAAAAGCGCGCCAGCTTACTGCGTCGTGATTCTGTTCACGGGCCTTTTAACGGTTCCATTTTGGTGGACCATGCCCGTAACGCTCTGATCGTGAATGGTAACTACATTCAGATCATCTACGCGAACCACCCTTCAGAAGTAGACTACGAAGCTCACGGAATTAAAAATGCCGTTGTCGTTGATAACACCGGCATGTGGCGCGATGTTGATGGTCTCAGTAACCACCTGACCGCCAAAGGCGCGGGTAAAGTGTTGCTGACCGCACCAGGTAAGGGTGACATCAAGAACATCGTATTTGGTGTTAACCACGGTGACATCAAAGACAGCGATACAATAGTGTCAGCGGCAAGTTGCACCACTAACGCAATTACACCTGTGCTGAAAGCGATGAATGACCGCTACGGTGTTGAGTCTGGCCATATCGAAACCGTCCACTCGTTCACCAACGATCAGAACCTGATTGATAATTTCCACAAAGGCGATCGCCGTGGACGTGCCGCGTCATTGAACATGGTGCTTACATCTACAGGTGCAGCGAAAGCCGTGGCGAAAGCTCTACCAGCGCTGAAAGGTAAATTGACTGGCAACGCGATTCGCGTACCGACGCCAAATGTTTCCATGGCGATCGCAAACTTGAATCTAGGCAAAGAAGTCGATCGCGATTCGCTGAATGCTTACCTTCGTGAAACAGCGTTGATGTCACCATTGGCGGGTCAGATCGATTACACCCAATCTACTGAAATCGTCTCTTCAGACATCGTCGGTTCGCGCTACGCAGGTGTTGTAGATAGTGAGGCGACTATCGCCGATGGTAACCGTTGTGTACTTTACATTTGGTATGACAATGAATTCGGATACAGCTGTCAGGTTATTCACTGCATCGAGCAGATGGCGGGCGTCCAGTATCCAGTGATCCCTGCGGTAAATCAGCACTGA
- the ectB gene encoding diaminobutyrate--2-oxoglutarate transaminase, translated as MEIFNKQESNVKSYCNSFPVVFTSAKGCWLTTDSGERYIDFLAGAGSLNYGHNNPVLKKALVDYISNDGITHGLDMFTEAKAAFLTALRNHIFAPRNLDYKVQFTGPTGTNAVEAAMKLARKVTGRTNIVTFTNGFHGCTMGALTATGNQHHRGGAGTPLFGTSRIPYEGYADIDGLALFETMLNDNSSGLDKPAAVLLETLQGEGGLNAASNEWLQKLSKICKAHGILLIVDDIQAGCGRTGTFFSFEPSGINPDIVTLSKSIGGYGLPMALVLLKPELDKWLPGEHNGTFRGNNHAFVTATKAIEQYWQNDDFEGHIAERSQQVSKTIDRSLKQLSSLFVRAKGRGMMQGIECKSGDIASAISRRCFEKGMIIETAGPEDEVVKFFCPLTISESELEQGLHIFEKAAQEVANELTRKAS; from the coding sequence ATGGAAATTTTTAACAAGCAAGAGTCAAACGTTAAGTCATATTGCAACAGCTTCCCTGTTGTATTTACCTCAGCAAAAGGGTGTTGGCTGACCACCGATTCGGGAGAACGCTACATTGATTTTCTGGCTGGTGCTGGTTCGCTGAACTACGGTCATAACAACCCAGTTCTGAAAAAAGCCTTGGTAGACTACATCTCGAACGATGGTATTACCCATGGTTTGGATATGTTCACCGAAGCAAAAGCTGCTTTCCTAACCGCACTCCGTAATCACATCTTCGCGCCACGAAATCTTGATTACAAAGTGCAGTTCACCGGACCAACCGGCACGAATGCAGTAGAAGCAGCGATGAAATTGGCGCGCAAGGTGACGGGCCGCACCAACATCGTGACTTTCACCAACGGCTTCCATGGGTGCACCATGGGTGCACTGACAGCGACCGGTAACCAACATCACCGTGGAGGCGCAGGTACGCCTTTGTTCGGTACGTCCCGCATTCCTTATGAAGGCTATGCCGATATTGATGGCCTTGCGCTGTTTGAAACCATGCTGAATGACAACTCAAGTGGCCTCGATAAGCCTGCTGCTGTGTTGCTGGAAACCCTACAAGGTGAAGGTGGTCTGAATGCCGCTTCAAACGAGTGGCTGCAGAAGCTGAGCAAAATCTGTAAAGCCCACGGCATTTTGCTGATCGTTGATGATATTCAGGCTGGCTGTGGCCGTACTGGCACCTTCTTCAGCTTCGAACCTTCCGGTATCAATCCAGATATCGTGACCCTGTCTAAGTCTATCGGCGGATACGGTTTGCCAATGGCACTGGTGCTGCTGAAGCCTGAGTTGGACAAGTGGCTTCCAGGTGAACACAACGGGACTTTCCGTGGTAACAATCACGCCTTCGTTACGGCAACAAAAGCAATTGAGCAATACTGGCAGAATGATGATTTCGAAGGCCATATTGCTGAGCGCAGCCAACAAGTTTCCAAGACTATCGACCGCTCGCTGAAGCAACTTTCTTCTCTGTTCGTTCGCGCAAAAGGCCGCGGCATGATGCAAGGTATTGAATGTAAAAGCGGTGATATCGCCAGCGCGATTTCACGTCGTTGCTTTGAAAAAGGCATGATCATTGAAACCGCCGGTCCTGAAGATGAAGTCGTGAAGTTCTTCTGTCCACTGACAATCAGTGAGTCAGAGCTTGAGCAAGGTCTGCACATCTTTGAAAAAGCAGCTCAGGAAGTTGCCAATGAACTTACCCGCAAAGCGTCTTAA
- the ectA gene encoding diaminobutyrate acetyltransferase, with amino-acid sequence MSTETIHQSATLTRLRTDEDAWVFRTPRIEDGIRIHELIASCPPLDENSSYCNFLQSTHFNKTCILAEHKGSVAGFISGYQKPEAPNELFVWQVAVSPEARGKGLAFHMLQELLMRDHLSDVNVVETTITGSNKGSWSLFRKLDAAHGENGEVTVFLDEKQHFKGKHDTEFLFRIPLK; translated from the coding sequence ATGAGTACCGAGACGATACACCAGAGCGCGACATTGACGCGTTTGAGGACGGACGAAGACGCCTGGGTATTTCGCACTCCGCGAATCGAAGATGGCATCAGGATCCACGAGCTTATCGCCAGTTGTCCCCCACTCGATGAAAACTCCTCGTACTGCAACTTCCTCCAATCAACCCACTTCAATAAGACCTGCATCCTCGCAGAACACAAGGGTTCCGTAGCTGGATTCATATCTGGATACCAAAAGCCTGAAGCCCCTAATGAGCTGTTTGTCTGGCAAGTTGCGGTTTCTCCAGAAGCACGCGGCAAAGGTCTCGCCTTTCATATGCTACAAGAGCTGTTGATGCGCGATCACCTCTCAGACGTCAATGTTGTAGAAACCACTATCACTGGATCCAACAAAGGTTCCTGGAGCTTATTTCGTAAGCTCGATGCCGCACATGGTGAAAACGGTGAAGTCACAGTGTTTCTCGACGAAAAACAGCATTTCAAAGGAAAACATGACACGGAGTTTTTGTTCCGCATTCCTTTGAAATAA